The uncultured Bacteroides sp. genomic sequence TTATGCATGTTTATGCTTTGTTTTATAACAGTTGTATCAGCCCAGAACAAAGTAAATAGTGCTGCTTTAAAGAAATCATTGACAGAAATATTGCATATTGTAAGTCAACGGAAAAATGTATATATAAACTTTAATCCTCAGATTACAAATAGAATATTTCTTGAAGATTCATTTACTGGAAAAGATGCTCTCGCAAAATTAAATAAATCAATAGGTAGTTATGATTTAGAAATAAAAGGAACAAACAGCAGATATCTGTATGTCAGGCCTATAAAGAAATTTACATTGAAAGGATACTTGGTTGATGAAAAGTCAATGGCTTCAATACCTAATACAAAGGTTGCTCTTGCTGGACAAACTTCTGTGAAAAGTGATCTTAATGGGAACTTTAGTTTTACCTTACGTAAAGGGGTTTACTTGATTAAGGTAAATGCAGATTCATATTATCCTAAAAACATGAAGATAGTAGTAAATGAATCTATGAATGTTACTGTTATGCTGAAAAAGAAAATAAAGAAGGCAATAGTAGTTACACCTATTAAAAATAAGGATAAGGCCTTTTCTGCAACCAAAGATAATAAGTCTGATCAGGTACTTGCAGACAGAAAGTTGACTCAATCGGAAACCATTAGTAATTCATCTGAAAAAAGCTCATCAGATACAGTCTTGTTATTGCCAAAATATTTTTCAAAATATGCCTTGAAGACAAATATATTGCTTTGGGGAAGTGCTACTCCAAACGTGTCTATTGAGAGAAGACTTAATAAAAACGTGTCTGTAGATCTATTGCTGGCTGTGAAAAAAGTTACATCAGATTATGAAAGCCAATCATTATCTTATTTAATTCAACCAGAAATACGTTATTGGTTTTCAAACTGCTTTAATGGCTTTAATATAGGATATCACATGTATTATTCTAACTATGGCGCTGGAGATATTATATTCCCATTCCAGAGAAAAGGACTTCCTAATGATCAGCTTTATGAAGGATATTTATATGGTATGGGAGCTTCTGTGGGATATCAGAAAAGAATTAATAAGCATTTTGCTGTTGAAGGTGTTATAGGTACAGGATATATTCATCTTTCATATGATCAGATAACCTGGAATAGTTCATGGCATAATAAGAAGAGTCTGGATTATAATTATTGGGGACTTACAAAGGCTGCAGTAAATCTCGTCTATTTATTTTAGATAATAGATTGTATTTAGGGGAGGTATTAATGCTTGTTTAACCCAGAATATATTTTTTTGAAAAGAAATCATTTTTTTCTCTTTTAGAACCAGTATAAATGGATTCTACTATTGTCATATAAGTGAAATGATGATTTTGATTAAAAAGATGTATTATGGATTTAATTGTTAGTTCTGCTCCTATTGTGCATAAAAATGTACAAGAGAATAATTTGATAGAAATAAATATGGGAGATAATAGTGCTATCTTATTTGTTCTATCTGGTAGAGTTTCTGTATCTGGAATAGATTTTGAGCAAAAGATGATCTTATCTAACGAGATGCTTTTTTTATCTCCAGGGATTCATTATGAAGTGTTGGCCATGGATTCTTCAATTCTTGCTAAGTATGAAATTAATCGGAATGTATTAATGAAGATGGGACAATTTCTGACTCCGTTTATTGAAGAAAAACATTTTGATAATCAATTGAAAGTAACGTTGCCAATAAAATATAGTTTAATGCGTTTTTTAGAGTTTTTTCGGCAATACGATTTGAATAAGCAGGAATTGAATGAGTGGTGCCATGATGGTTTACTCTTGATGTTGAAGAATTCTTATTCTAAAATGGAGTTAGCCGCTTTATTTTTTCCTGTATTGGGCGAAAATATGAATTTTAAAGATTTTGTTTATGCCAATTACAATTCGGTAAGAAGCTTACAAGAATTTGCTGATTTAGCAAAATGTAGTTTAAGTGCTTTTTGCAAGGAATTCAAAACTAATTTTGGAGAGTCTGCCTATCAATGGATGTTGAAACGTAAATCAAAATATGTGTTGCGTGATATAATTTCCACCTCCATACCGTTTCAAGAGTTGGCTTATAAATATCAGTTTTCATCTCAGGCACACTTTACGAAATTTTGTAAACAAAGATATAATATGACTCCAAAAGATTTAAGAAGC encodes the following:
- a CDS encoding DUF3575 domain-containing protein, which produces MIRINKLLFLCMFMLCFITVVSAQNKVNSAALKKSLTEILHIVSQRKNVYINFNPQITNRIFLEDSFTGKDALAKLNKSIGSYDLEIKGTNSRYLYVRPIKKFTLKGYLVDEKSMASIPNTKVALAGQTSVKSDLNGNFSFTLRKGVYLIKVNADSYYPKNMKIVVNESMNVTVMLKKKIKKAIVVTPIKNKDKAFSATKDNKSDQVLADRKLTQSETISNSSEKSSSDTVLLLPKYFSKYALKTNILLWGSATPNVSIERRLNKNVSVDLLLAVKKVTSDYESQSLSYLIQPEIRYWFSNCFNGFNIGYHMYYSNYGAGDIIFPFQRKGLPNDQLYEGYLYGMGASVGYQKRINKHFAVEGVIGTGYIHLSYDQITWNSSWHNKKSLDYNYWGLTKAAVNLVYLF
- a CDS encoding helix-turn-helix transcriptional regulator, with product MDLIVSSAPIVHKNVQENNLIEINMGDNSAILFVLSGRVSVSGIDFEQKMILSNEMLFLSPGIHYEVLAMDSSILAKYEINRNVLMKMGQFLTPFIEEKHFDNQLKVTLPIKYSLMRFLEFFRQYDLNKQELNEWCHDGLLLMLKNSYSKMELAALFFPVLGENMNFKDFVYANYNSVRSLQEFADLAKCSLSAFCKEFKTNFGESAYQWMLKRKSKYVLRDIISTSIPFQELAYKYQFSSQAHFTKFCKQRYNMTPKDLRSNSRNCSFQNLVH